One genomic region from Bacillus sp. SLBN-46 encodes:
- a CDS encoding aspartyl-phosphate phosphatase Spo0E family protein encodes MLVKELTYSELKAAIEVLRKEMIHCGLTNGLTNERTVQISQLLDNHIAQYHSLKNQ; translated from the coding sequence ATGCTAGTGAAGGAACTGACATATAGTGAATTAAAAGCTGCCATCGAGGTTCTTCGTAAAGAAATGATTCATTGCGGTCTAACTAACGGTCTTACAAACGAGAGAACCGTTCAAATCAGCCAATTATTAGATAATCATATTGCCCAATACCATTCCTTAAAAAATCAATAG
- a CDS encoding alpha/beta hydrolase, translating into MKCIVTKGCINYEISGSGFPILILHSMGTDYRSMKAWLEPVFNDIKGFQRIYIDIPAHGQSLIDDHFSSSDDMLLNILDFIDQIIPNQEFSLIGFSYGGYLAQGILHQRTNLVKSICLLATALHLKEKRILPEKVVQDQDTGALVELDSDIKIAFETLMNIQNKENLEIFLREIQPGRLLANRNFLLSNWREKGYYFSEEPLQDADRVSLPALLILGKQDSICGYKDHFNLFEKFSHATFAVLDQAGHMLHIEKREIVQGLIKDWLTRSNAISK; encoded by the coding sequence ATGAAATGCATAGTTACAAAGGGATGTATTAATTACGAAATTTCAGGTAGTGGTTTTCCGATTCTAATTTTGCATTCGATGGGGACTGACTACCGGTCGATGAAGGCTTGGTTAGAGCCTGTTTTTAATGATATTAAAGGGTTTCAAAGGATATATATCGATATCCCTGCACACGGTCAAAGTTTGATTGATGATCATTTTTCATCTTCTGACGACATGCTTTTAAATATCTTAGATTTTATTGATCAGATTATTCCAAACCAAGAATTTTCTCTAATAGGTTTTTCGTATGGTGGGTATTTAGCGCAAGGAATCTTACACCAAAGGACAAACCTAGTGAAAAGTATTTGTTTATTGGCTACAGCACTCCATCTAAAAGAAAAAAGAATTCTTCCTGAAAAAGTAGTTCAGGATCAAGATACTGGTGCATTAGTGGAACTAGATTCAGATATAAAAATAGCGTTTGAAACATTAATGAATATCCAAAATAAAGAAAACCTTGAAATCTTTTTAAGAGAAATTCAACCTGGTCGTTTATTAGCAAATCGGAATTTTTTACTGTCAAATTGGCGAGAAAAAGGCTATTATTTTTCGGAAGAACCATTACAGGACGCTGATAGGGTTTCACTTCCCGCTCTCCTTATCTTAGGGAAACAAGATTCAATCTGTGGGTACAAAGATCACTTTAATCTTTTTGAAAAATTTTCTCATGCTACGTTTGCTGTATTAGATCAAGCGGGTCATATGTTACATATTGAAAAACGTGAAATTGTTCAAGGTTTAATTAAAGATTGGTTAACTAGGTCGAATGCTATTAGTAAATAA
- a CDS encoding alpha/beta hydrolase: MASQESLLVRQYLQMSKANQSPEANIETARQGLEALSALTPVGQDITVEKVEIEGIAAEWITAPNAVEDRVFLYLHGGAYIMGSCNTHRYLASKLSRSTAARVLVPEYRLAPEHPFPAAIEDAVSVYRWLLNSGVSSKNIVIGGDSAGGGLTLATLLSLKDAGDPLPALAVLLSPWTDMEGTGESMVTRAEVDPWLSPDATRLTPALYIRDLDPRHPLVSPIYADLTGLPSLLVHVGNDEILLSDAARLVDRARAAGVEVSFKVWDDMWHVFQTFAIPEGQQAIDEIGEFVTKHFE; this comes from the coding sequence ATGGCCAGTCAAGAAAGTCTCTTAGTAAGGCAGTATTTACAGATGTCAAAGGCAAACCAATCACCTGAAGCAAATATTGAAACAGCTAGACAAGGATTAGAAGCTTTATCCGCTTTAACCCCTGTAGGTCAAGATATTACTGTTGAAAAAGTGGAAATTGAAGGAATAGCAGCTGAATGGATAACCGCACCAAATGCAGTAGAAGACCGTGTTTTCCTTTACCTTCATGGTGGTGCCTACATAATGGGTAGCTGTAATACACACCGATACTTAGCATCAAAGCTGTCTCGCTCCACTGCCGCACGTGTACTGGTACCAGAATACAGACTCGCTCCTGAACATCCTTTTCCAGCCGCAATTGAAGATGCCGTTAGTGTCTACCGATGGCTTCTCAACTCAGGAGTATCTTCAAAAAATATCGTCATTGGTGGTGATTCAGCAGGTGGCGGACTAACATTAGCAACCCTTTTATCTCTTAAGGATGCGGGCGACCCACTGCCTGCTTTAGCTGTGCTATTATCCCCTTGGACAGACATGGAAGGCACCGGGGAATCCATGGTAACACGTGCAGAAGTGGACCCATGGTTATCACCAGATGCAACTCGTTTAACCCCAGCGTTGTATATTCGTGATCTAGATCCGCGTCATCCGCTAGTTTCACCTATATATGCTGATTTAACAGGGCTTCCTTCCCTGTTAGTCCATGTTGGAAATGATGAAATCCTGCTAAGTGATGCCGCCCGTCTAGTTGACCGAGCTCGGGCAGCGGGAGTAGAAGTCAGTTTTAAGGTATGGGATGATATGTGGCATGTTTTTCAGACGTTCGCCATCCCTGAGGGACAACAGGCAATTGAT
- a CDS encoding isochorismatase family protein: MSNLNTALLVIDMQVGPLYGTYKKDETMVTVQEIIATAEAKKIPIFYIQHEELAGGFLERGTPFWRFVDGISPRSSDRIINKMSTDAFHETSLQNELDSLEVSRLIVVGARTEYCVDTTCRRAVTLGYNVTLVSDGHTTADGAIPAEMIIKHHNHHLSTVKTVHHEITVTPAAQIVFL, from the coding sequence ATGAGTAATTTGAATACTGCTTTGTTGGTCATTGACATGCAGGTTGGACCTCTTTATGGAACATATAAGAAAGATGAAACAATGGTAACAGTTCAGGAAATAATTGCCACCGCAGAAGCAAAAAAGATACCGATCTTCTATATTCAACATGAAGAACTAGCTGGAGGTTTTTTGGAAAGAGGCACACCTTTTTGGCGATTTGTAGACGGAATTTCTCCACGTTCCTCCGATCGGATTATTAATAAAATGAGTACGGATGCCTTTCATGAGACTTCTCTACAGAATGAATTAGATTCTCTAGAGGTTTCTCGATTGATTGTAGTTGGTGCAAGAACGGAATACTGTGTTGACACAACATGCCGAAGAGCGGTTACCTTAGGATACAATGTAACATTAGTATCAGATGGTCATACAACTGCAGACGGTGCTATACCAGCAGAAATGATTATTAAGCATCACAACCACCATTTAAGCACCGTAAAAACAGTTCATCATGAGATAACAGTTACGCCCGCCGCACAAATTGTATTTTTATAA
- a CDS encoding GNAT family N-acetyltransferase: MLIQKATIDELEVVTELFDLYRVFYEQASDLNAAKEFLKERIVNEESVIFVALEDNEALGFVQLYPSFSSVSMKRSWVLNDLYVKKQARGKGVGENLINTALHFAKETGAKGVLLETGKENINAQRLYEKIGFVKETNYFYYYTV; encoded by the coding sequence ATGTTAATTCAAAAGGCTACAATAGATGAACTTGAAGTCGTAACCGAACTCTTTGATTTGTATCGAGTGTTTTACGAACAAGCATCAGACCTTAATGCAGCGAAAGAGTTTTTGAAAGAAAGAATAGTTAATGAGGAGTCGGTAATCTTCGTCGCTCTTGAAGACAATGAGGCACTTGGATTTGTCCAGCTTTATCCGTCGTTTTCATCTGTTAGCATGAAGCGCTCGTGGGTACTCAATGATTTGTATGTAAAAAAACAAGCACGCGGCAAAGGTGTGGGGGAAAATCTAATCAACACGGCGCTTCATTTTGCAAAAGAAACTGGGGCAAAAGGAGTATTACTTGAAACAGGCAAAGAAAACATTAACGCTCAAAGACTCTATGAAAAAATTGGTTTTGTGAAGGAAACAAATTATTTTTATTATTATACGGTTTAA
- a CDS encoding CBO0543 family protein has protein sequence MNGLSHEAIGMLITIAIAAIGCLYFIRIDWKRYGLLYLISGLAANLLCYTFTYLGFYSFPNNVLHNGFLTPFGLVSTVFPLLTMFGVRFSPDSWSWKIPFYWALVHLGVLGEVILKHTIIFKFEPEWDLWDSYTLWWLYYLLFELLGGKIVPSQHRKPISSDSFRYGKWGWIVLHVIVISTIFLAGVYVGVTIFK, from the coding sequence GTGAATGGTTTGAGTCATGAAGCAATTGGTATGTTAATAACCATAGCTATAGCTGCAATTGGATGCTTATACTTTATTAGAATTGACTGGAAGAGGTACGGGCTTCTCTACTTAATTAGTGGATTAGCGGCTAATCTACTTTGCTATACCTTTACCTATCTTGGATTTTACAGCTTCCCAAACAACGTTTTACATAATGGTTTCTTAACCCCTTTTGGTTTAGTTTCAACAGTCTTCCCCCTGTTAACCATGTTTGGAGTTCGATTTAGTCCTGACAGTTGGAGTTGGAAAATTCCCTTTTATTGGGCACTCGTTCATTTAGGAGTGCTAGGAGAAGTAATACTAAAACATACCATTATTTTTAAATTTGAACCGGAATGGGATTTATGGGATTCCTATACCTTATGGTGGTTATATTATTTACTTTTTGAACTTTTAGGTGGAAAAATTGTACCATCACAGCATAGAAAACCAATTAGCTCAGATTCTTTTCGATATGGTAAATGGGGCTGGATCGTCCTGCATGTGATTGTCATTAGTACGATTTTTTTAGCTGGGGTTTATGTAGGGGTTACCATATTCAAATAG
- a CDS encoding SET domain-containing protein, whose amino-acid sequence MIEVKTSKLSDGELNRGVFATQDIAKGELFHEAPVIPYPNREHVHIEKTLLADYAFEYGQNHTALLLGYGMLFNHSYQPNAIYEINFPNHTFDFYAYRDIKAGEEILINYNGDVDDDEPLWFNKEEKTDSQDE is encoded by the coding sequence ATGATTGAAGTAAAGACGTCGAAACTTAGTGATGGAGAATTAAATAGAGGGGTATTTGCGACACAGGATATAGCAAAAGGTGAATTGTTTCATGAGGCACCGGTTATTCCTTATCCGAACAGGGAGCATGTTCATATCGAAAAAACATTGCTAGCTGATTATGCTTTTGAGTACGGACAGAACCACACGGCCCTATTGTTAGGGTATGGTATGCTGTTTAATCATTCTTATCAGCCTAATGCCATTTATGAAATTAACTTTCCTAATCATACGTTTGACTTTTATGCATATCGGGATATAAAAGCAGGAGAAGAAATTCTTATCAATTATAATGGCGATGTGGATGATGATGAGCCGCTTTGGTTTAACAAAGAGGAAAAAACAGATAGTCAAGATGAGTAA
- a CDS encoding RraA family protein has product MDHLAAKFRNIPTTCISDAMDGLNNLHPSIKPLKEEYKLVGRAYTVKIPVGDNLAVLKAINEAKQGDVLVIDAKGDQYRAIAGDFVVGMAQTLGISGLVVDGVIRDIVGIKELNFPVFCKGTTVAASGKAGVGEVNVPISCGGTAVLPGDLIVGDADGVVVIPQANEQEVLVKSLEKWRKDQQREEKISGNPEAIRKHLAELLGKVK; this is encoded by the coding sequence ATGGATCATCTTGCAGCTAAATTTCGCAATATTCCCACTACATGTATTTCCGATGCGATGGACGGATTAAATAACCTACATCCTTCCATCAAACCACTAAAGGAAGAATACAAGCTTGTAGGAAGAGCATATACAGTCAAAATTCCTGTCGGGGATAATCTTGCAGTCCTAAAAGCTATAAACGAAGCAAAACAAGGTGATGTTTTAGTCATTGATGCAAAAGGCGACCAATATCGAGCCATTGCTGGAGACTTTGTCGTTGGAATGGCTCAAACACTTGGTATTAGTGGACTTGTTGTTGACGGGGTCATTCGTGACATTGTAGGAATTAAAGAATTGAACTTTCCTGTCTTTTGTAAGGGAACGACTGTTGCTGCAAGTGGCAAAGCCGGAGTTGGCGAAGTGAATGTTCCAATTTCCTGCGGAGGTACCGCTGTCCTTCCCGGGGATTTAATTGTTGGGGATGCAGACGGTGTCGTAGTTATTCCACAAGCCAATGAGCAAGAGGTATTAGTGAAATCACTCGAAAAATGGAGAAAAGACCAACAAAGAGAAGAAAAAATTTCCGGAAATCCAGAAGCAATTCGGAAACATTTAGCTGAATTGCTTGGTAAAGTAAAATAA